From Pusillibacter faecalis, one genomic window encodes:
- a CDS encoding GIY-YIG nuclease family protein: protein MYCIYKVTNKINNKVYIGKTKDFERRKKEHLAHKTNHLFSRALHKYGEDSFLWEIIEADINTVEEASDREKFWIKKYRSYFRWDGANGYNMTPGGDGGSCWNVRKVASYSLSGHFLMAFDTVSDCAKYYNIFETTSISVVCNDNHRSCKGMMFRYFDDTPEVKIEPYKFDNHRKVPICKLNKDGHLIKRYDGIVDAEKDGHRHSGIVACILGRYKTSDGYVWCYEKDLCSYIGIKAKPISRIHVRQYSLDNNFIASFESCAEAERQNGLPKGSYKKIHRALSSKSHISHGFRWLPA from the coding sequence GTGTACTGCATTTACAAGGTAACAAATAAGATAAACAACAAAGTTTATATTGGGAAAACGAAAGATTTTGAACGTAGGAAAAAAGAACACTTAGCACACAAAACTAATCATTTATTTTCTAGAGCATTACATAAATATGGAGAAGATTCATTTCTATGGGAGATTATTGAAGCTGATATAAATACCGTAGAAGAAGCAAGTGATAGAGAAAAATTTTGGATAAAAAAATACAGGTCTTATTTCAGATGGGATGGGGCCAACGGTTACAACATGACTCCAGGTGGAGATGGTGGAAGTTGCTGGAATGTAAGAAAAGTTGCATCATATTCTCTCTCTGGGCATTTTTTAATGGCATTTGATACAGTTTCAGATTGTGCAAAATACTACAATATATTTGAAACAACTTCGATTAGTGTTGTTTGTAACGACAACCATAGATCATGTAAAGGGATGATGTTTCGATATTTTGATGATACCCCAGAAGTGAAAATAGAACCATATAAATTTGATAACCACAGGAAAGTTCCGATTTGTAAACTAAATAAAGATGGACATCTTATTAAAAGATATGACGGTATTGTTGATGCAGAAAAAGATGGGCATAGACATAGCGGAATTGTTGCGTGTATTTTAGGAAGATATAAAACTTCAGATGGATATGTATGGTGCTATGAAAAGGATTTATGCTCTTATATTGGGATAAAAGCAAAACCAATATCAAGGATTCATGTAAGACAGTATTCGTTAGACAATAATTTTATTGCATCATTTGAAAGCTGCGCAGAGGCAGAAAGACAAAATGGGCTACCAAAGGGGAGCTACAAAAAAATACATAGAGCGTTGTCGTCAAAATCACACATCAGTCATGGGTTTAGATGGCTTCCGGCATAA
- a CDS encoding DUF5055 domain-containing protein, translating to MSDNIINIQDRVQPVRVIDNKTGTAYELDFNRESVKFAENRGFKVDELTVFPVTRIPELFYYAFRKNHKNVARSQTDALLDGMGGMTSAFLERLMQLYNQAALTHLISTDEDSAKNAEVTVEL from the coding sequence ATGAGCGACAACATCATCAATATTCAGGACCGGGTGCAGCCTGTTCGTGTCATCGACAATAAGACTGGGACGGCGTATGAGCTTGATTTTAACAGAGAGAGTGTTAAGTTTGCTGAGAATCGTGGCTTTAAGGTAGACGAGCTGACAGTGTTCCCGGTGACTAGAATCCCGGAGCTGTTCTACTATGCTTTCCGAAAAAATCACAAGAATGTAGCTCGGTCTCAGACTGATGCCCTGCTGGATGGTATGGGCGGCATGACGAGCGCATTTCTGGAGCGGTTGATGCAGCTTTATAATCAGGCTGCGCTTACTCACTTGATCTCTACTGACGAGGACTCCGCAAAAAACGCGGAGGTGACTGTGGAGCTATAA
- a CDS encoding major capsid protein — MDLREVFTPAAIAANWTEVASNQIPYLGATLFPARKKAGLDLSWLKGSRGLPVSLMPSAFDAKATFRDRIGFEKLETEMPFFREGYKIKEKDRQEMLRVQESSDPYAAEVIARVFDDTRDLIDGANVVPERMIMQLLFPESGNVGIAIKANGMNYTYNYDTDGSWKTSNYTALTDTATWDKPSTADPFAAFKTVKDAIRSKTGTELTVAIMNSYTFNLMAKTDAIMKRYMSTNGLTLGYLTDSEVKAVVESTSGLRIAIYDKQYRDESKVAHPFVPNGYVCLIPDGALGGTWYGTTPEEADLRGASSAEVSIVNTGVAITRILQEHPVNINTFASEIVLPSFERMDEVAVLNVLGE; from the coding sequence ATGGATTTGAGAGAAGTTTTTACCCCTGCTGCGATTGCGGCCAACTGGACTGAAGTTGCCTCCAATCAGATTCCTTACCTGGGTGCTACCCTGTTCCCTGCCCGCAAGAAGGCCGGTCTCGACTTATCCTGGCTAAAAGGTTCCCGTGGTCTGCCTGTGTCCCTGATGCCCTCCGCTTTTGATGCAAAGGCAACCTTCCGGGACCGCATTGGGTTTGAAAAGTTGGAAACCGAAATGCCGTTTTTCCGGGAGGGTTACAAAATCAAGGAGAAGGACCGGCAGGAGATGCTTCGCGTGCAGGAGTCCAGCGACCCCTATGCCGCCGAGGTAATCGCCCGCGTGTTCGATGACACCCGTGATCTGATCGACGGTGCGAATGTTGTTCCTGAGCGGATGATCATGCAACTGCTTTTCCCTGAGAGCGGCAATGTGGGCATTGCGATTAAAGCAAACGGGATGAACTACACCTACAATTATGATACGGACGGTTCCTGGAAGACCTCTAACTACACCGCACTGACTGATACAGCCACTTGGGACAAGCCCTCTACGGCTGATCCCTTTGCAGCGTTCAAGACGGTCAAAGACGCTATCCGTTCTAAGACTGGCACTGAACTGACGGTTGCCATTATGAACTCCTATACCTTTAATCTGATGGCTAAAACTGACGCCATTATGAAGCGGTATATGAGTACAAATGGTCTTACACTGGGATATCTAACTGACTCTGAGGTAAAGGCGGTTGTGGAGTCTACTTCCGGCCTGCGTATTGCCATTTACGACAAGCAGTATCGGGATGAGAGTAAAGTTGCACATCCGTTTGTGCCCAATGGCTATGTGTGTCTGATTCCTGACGGTGCGCTCGGTGGCACATGGTATGGCACTACGCCCGAGGAGGCTGATCTGCGCGGAGCTTCCAGCGCAGAGGTTTCCATCGTGAATACAGGTGTTGCGATTACCCGTATTCTTCAGGAGCATCCCGTGAACATCAACACCTTTGCGTCTGAAATCGTCCTGCCCTCCTTCGAGCGCATGGACGAGGTGGCTGTGCTCAACGTCCTGGGGGAATAA
- a CDS encoding minor capsid protein has product MSGYYDITDKAIDLLNGRAVKRFEDAKDKAAQMGFDELNVLEVTQTMYDQLRKDNQDVFLELAQERYQEAEPHGEEPPDLAWLLALLAAYNAVTKVIYDNDVDRKRQYTAEGINSSTAKVTEFRRGLHYWADLTATYGDIVTDESTLKAYRDAGVKKVRWVTAGDEKVCATCRERNGKIYSINSIPTKPHRRCRCVFEPVR; this is encoded by the coding sequence ATGAGCGGCTACTATGACATCACCGACAAAGCCATCGACCTTTTGAACGGGAGGGCGGTCAAGCGGTTTGAGGACGCCAAAGACAAAGCGGCGCAGATGGGATTTGATGAACTCAATGTGCTAGAAGTCACCCAGACGATGTATGACCAGTTGCGTAAGGACAACCAAGATGTCTTTCTTGAACTGGCGCAGGAGCGGTATCAGGAGGCCGAACCGCACGGAGAGGAACCGCCTGATTTAGCATGGCTGCTGGCGCTGCTGGCGGCGTACAACGCTGTGACGAAGGTCATTTATGACAACGATGTTGACCGCAAGAGGCAGTACACCGCTGAGGGCATCAATTCCAGCACGGCCAAGGTAACGGAGTTTCGACGGGGGTTGCATTATTGGGCTGACCTGACAGCGACCTATGGGGACATCGTGACCGATGAATCTACCTTGAAAGCATACCGTGACGCCGGTGTGAAAAAGGTGCGCTGGGTGACTGCCGGTGACGAAAAGGTGTGCGCAACTTGCCGTGAGCGGAATGGGAAGATTTATTCCATCAATTCGATACCAACGAAGCCACATAGGCGATGTAGGTGTGTCTTTGAACCTGTGAGATAG
- a CDS encoding phage portal protein gives MTENDTVRAISEWPVNGLTGRRKIYTAKKRVTPENVVEVLGKALAVHRINRAEMSYLYDYYRGKQDIRLKDKIVRPEINNKVMINRANEIVVFKSAYLLDGPIRYVSNGGEEDISSNVNTLNEYMRAESKDTLDKELADWMHICGVAARMVLTDEAGEEDGSPASIYTLDPRAAFCIYHSGVGQKKVAGVLEQVDEEGQPYFCVYTHEWYFEVQNGQITKQEARTIPYIPIVEYVNNDARMGAFEPVIPILNAINMIESNRLDSIQDFVNAFDVFQNCELEDGQYKELAKGGMAITIKSVQPGMEAKVYRIASELNQTNTQTIVDDLEDAYLTICGMPNRNGGSSTSDTGQAVIYRDGWSAAESRAKDTEKTWERSEREFLRLVLYICRETGDLGLQLSDIKPEFTRKNLSNIQSKTQVLAEMLNNSKIHPKLAFQYSGLFSDPESAYRMSMDWYEEQQRKMERSLRDELAVGHSESVGGTNGENSDD, from the coding sequence GTGACGGAAAACGATACTGTTCGGGCTATATCTGAGTGGCCGGTCAATGGTTTGACGGGTCGGCGTAAAATCTACACCGCGAAAAAGAGAGTCACCCCGGAAAACGTGGTGGAGGTGCTTGGCAAGGCACTGGCCGTGCATCGCATCAACAGGGCGGAAATGTCCTATTTGTATGACTATTACAGAGGCAAACAGGATATTCGACTGAAAGATAAAATCGTCCGCCCGGAGATCAACAACAAAGTGATGATTAACCGGGCGAACGAAATCGTGGTCTTCAAGTCTGCTTACCTCCTGGATGGCCCAATCCGCTATGTGTCCAACGGTGGAGAAGAGGATATTTCTTCTAATGTGAATACATTGAATGAATATATGCGGGCCGAAAGCAAAGACACTCTCGACAAAGAGCTGGCAGATTGGATGCACATCTGCGGTGTTGCGGCCCGCATGGTCCTCACTGACGAAGCCGGAGAGGAAGACGGGTCCCCGGCATCCATATATACCCTTGACCCAAGAGCGGCGTTCTGCATCTATCATAGTGGTGTGGGGCAGAAAAAGGTCGCCGGGGTGCTGGAACAGGTGGACGAGGAGGGACAGCCCTACTTCTGTGTGTACACTCACGAATGGTATTTCGAGGTGCAGAACGGCCAGATCACAAAGCAGGAAGCCCGCACAATTCCATATATTCCGATTGTTGAGTATGTGAACAACGATGCCCGCATGGGTGCGTTTGAGCCTGTTATTCCCATTCTGAACGCTATCAATATGATTGAGTCCAATAGGTTGGACAGTATTCAGGATTTTGTCAACGCCTTTGATGTGTTCCAAAACTGCGAGTTAGAGGATGGGCAGTACAAGGAACTGGCAAAGGGCGGTATGGCAATCACAATAAAGAGCGTTCAGCCCGGCATGGAAGCCAAGGTCTACCGCATTGCCTCTGAGCTGAACCAGACCAACACACAGACCATTGTGGACGACCTAGAGGACGCTTACCTGACCATCTGCGGTATGCCGAACCGGAATGGAGGCTCTTCTACCAGCGACACCGGGCAGGCAGTCATTTACCGGGACGGCTGGTCTGCTGCCGAGAGTCGGGCCAAGGACACGGAAAAGACATGGGAACGGTCAGAGCGGGAATTCCTGCGATTGGTGCTGTATATCTGCCGGGAAACTGGAGATTTGGGCTTGCAGCTATCCGACATTAAGCCGGAGTTCACCCGGAAGAACCTATCCAACATCCAGTCCAAGACGCAAGTGCTGGCGGAAATGCTGAATAACAGCAAGATTCATCCGAAGCTGGCGTTCCAGTACAGCGGGCTATTCAGCGACCCCGAGTCTGCGTACCGTATGAGTATGGATTGGTACGAGGAACAGCAACGCAAGATGGAGCGGAGCCTGCGGGATGAACTGGCGGTTGGGCACAGCGAGAGTGTGGGTGGAACAAATGGCGAAAACTCGGACGATTGA
- the terL gene encoding phage terminase large subunit — MEIRELVVRAFQRDLSDPSALSDAFDSIRLLEPEDFALAHERNKEVRRLSAKFAAEQKSLRMFELNKRSLLFDAPYDFDAHCRYIEWNRPNDKRFYIPRRKQLLRVAKSLQKLADGDLDLLAISLPPGVGKTTLALFFLTWLAGRSPEKPILGGSHSNAFLRGVYDECLRILDPQGEYLWHDVFPTVQVVKTNAQDMMIDLGTDKKRGKRFATLEFSSIGSGNAGKVRAENLLYCDDLVDGLESALSKERMDKLWNLYATDLRQRKIGDARELHIATRWSVHDVIGRLEQMYGENDRAEFIVVPALDENDESNFDYGNHAGFTTAFYHEQRDVMDDASWRALFMNQPIEREGQLYNEDELRRYFELPDGKPDAVLFVCDTKDKGTDYCVMPICYQYGNDFYCEDVVCDNSNPEVVEARLVSKLLQHKAQMGQFESNSAGGKVAEKVQKEVKEAGGIAKITTKYTTQGKETKIIVNSPWVKERVLFKDNSIIKKDKEYRRMLNFLCGYTMAGKNKHDDVPDAWAMFAEYVQQLEGNKVEVFRRPF; from the coding sequence ATGGAAATTCGGGAGTTGGTAGTGAGGGCATTCCAGAGAGACTTGTCTGACCCATCTGCGCTGTCCGATGCGTTTGATTCGATCAGGTTGTTGGAGCCGGAAGATTTTGCACTGGCGCACGAGCGGAACAAGGAGGTACGGCGGCTGTCCGCAAAATTCGCAGCAGAACAAAAAAGCCTCCGTATGTTCGAGTTGAACAAGCGGAGTCTGCTGTTTGATGCGCCGTATGATTTTGATGCTCATTGCAGGTACATAGAATGGAATAGGCCGAACGATAAGAGGTTTTATATTCCAAGAAGAAAGCAATTGCTTCGTGTAGCAAAATCTCTTCAAAAGCTGGCGGACGGAGATCTGGATCTGTTGGCTATCAGTTTGCCTCCTGGAGTTGGGAAAACTACATTAGCTCTGTTTTTCTTGACTTGGCTTGCTGGACGAAGCCCGGAAAAACCGATTCTTGGAGGTTCACACTCTAACGCATTTCTTCGGGGAGTATACGATGAATGTCTGCGAATTCTTGATCCGCAGGGAGAATATTTGTGGCATGATGTGTTCCCGACGGTACAGGTAGTAAAAACCAATGCACAAGATATGATGATTGACCTTGGAACCGATAAGAAACGAGGAAAGAGGTTCGCGACACTGGAATTTAGCTCTATTGGATCTGGAAATGCTGGTAAGGTTCGAGCAGAGAACTTGCTTTATTGTGATGACCTTGTTGACGGCCTGGAGTCTGCTCTCTCCAAGGAACGCATGGACAAGTTGTGGAATCTGTACGCAACCGATCTTAGACAGCGAAAGATTGGAGATGCCAGAGAACTCCATATTGCAACGAGGTGGTCTGTCCATGATGTTATTGGACGATTAGAGCAGATGTATGGGGAGAATGATAGAGCAGAATTTATCGTTGTACCGGCGTTGGACGAAAACGATGAAAGCAATTTTGACTATGGAAACCATGCCGGATTTACCACAGCGTTTTACCATGAGCAACGGGATGTTATGGATGATGCTTCTTGGCGAGCGTTATTCATGAATCAACCAATCGAGCGTGAAGGACAGCTCTACAATGAGGATGAGCTGCGCAGGTACTTTGAACTTCCTGACGGAAAACCAGATGCAGTTCTGTTTGTGTGCGATACGAAGGACAAGGGCACTGATTACTGCGTCATGCCGATTTGTTATCAGTACGGGAATGACTTTTATTGTGAAGACGTAGTATGTGACAACAGCAATCCAGAGGTTGTAGAGGCACGGCTGGTGTCAAAGCTCCTTCAGCACAAGGCTCAGATGGGCCAGTTTGAAAGTAACAGCGCTGGTGGTAAAGTAGCAGAAAAAGTTCAAAAAGAAGTGAAGGAAGCTGGCGGAATCGCAAAAATCACAACAAAATACACAACACAGGGGAAAGAGACAAAGATCATAGTAAATTCCCCGTGGGTAAAAGAACGGGTTTTATTTAAGGACAATTCTATCATAAAGAAAGATAAGGAGTATCGCCGGATGCTAAACTTCCTATGCGGCTATACGATGGCTGGGAAAAATAAACATGACGATGTTCCTGATGCTTGGGCAATGTTTGCTGAGTATGTCCAGCAACTAGAAGGGAACAAGGTGGAGGTGTTCCGCCGTCCATTCTAA
- a CDS encoding DUF551 domain-containing protein: protein MMDWIKCTDRMPPDMEPVMVTVRVNDGGKQTWVDARYNPEYKEWEQLADAVGDYWEGLGKDYEVTHWMPYPEPAED, encoded by the coding sequence ATGATGGACTGGATCAAATGCACTGATAGGATGCCGCCGGATATGGAGCCGGTAATGGTGACGGTAAGAGTCAATGATGGAGGAAAGCAGACCTGGGTTGATGCCCGATACAATCCAGAGTACAAAGAATGGGAACAGCTTGCGGATGCTGTTGGAGATTACTGGGAAGGGCTTGGAAAGGATTATGAAGTAACTCACTGGATGCCGTACCCGGAACCGGCGGAAGATTGA
- a CDS encoding recombinase family protein — translation MAESICVGYARVSSKDQNEERQIKMLKEAGVPERYIFIDKESGRDYNRDKWNAMMTVIRKGDTVFVCSLDRLGRNYTETGKQWEHITKEIGADIVVLDMPILDTRKTNDLTGTLIADIVLKVLSYVAEKERINTHERQAQGIALAKDRGAYKGRKPIEIDEAAFDAAYKEVLSDGRTNKWAMEKLGLRPNTYYKAVAKYREEHGLPPLESRNKKGKEGRA, via the coding sequence ATGGCCGAGAGCATTTGCGTTGGATATGCACGAGTGTCCTCGAAAGACCAAAACGAGGAACGGCAGATTAAGATGCTGAAAGAGGCTGGTGTGCCAGAGCGATATATCTTCATTGATAAAGAGAGCGGACGGGACTACAACCGGGATAAATGGAACGCGATGATGACTGTAATCCGAAAGGGCGATACGGTTTTTGTGTGCAGCCTTGACCGGCTCGGAAGAAATTACACTGAGACTGGAAAACAGTGGGAACATATCACGAAGGAGATCGGTGCAGACATTGTTGTCTTGGATATGCCTATTCTGGACACCAGAAAAACAAACGACCTGACGGGAACGCTGATTGCTGATATTGTGTTGAAGGTTCTTTCGTATGTGGCTGAAAAGGAAAGAATCAACACGCATGAGCGGCAGGCTCAGGGGATTGCTCTTGCGAAGGACAGAGGCGCATACAAGGGAAGAAAGCCGATTGAGATAGATGAAGCGGCTTTTGATGCGGCTTACAAAGAAGTTTTGTCTGATGGGAGGACGAACAAGTGGGCAATGGAAAAACTGGGGTTGCGTCCAAACACATACTATAAGGCAGTTGCGAAGTATCGGGAGGAACACGGCTTGCCTCCTCTGGAGAGTAGGAACAAGAAAGGGAAAGAAGGTAGGGCATGA
- a CDS encoding DUF551 domain-containing protein — translation MSEWISVRERLPEVGQEVLVYWRNTSQKAEHFELTHYTGDHWYLLDNTGRPWIEVVAWMPLPEPPKENQQHE, via the coding sequence ATGAGCGAGTGGATTAGCGTCAGGGAGCGGTTGCCGGAAGTGGGGCAAGAAGTGTTGGTATACTGGCGGAATACATCTCAAAAAGCGGAACATTTTGAATTGACACATTACACAGGGGACCATTGGTATTTACTTGACAATACAGGCCGACCTTGGATTGAGGTTGTTGCATGGATGCCCCTCCCCGAACCACCAAAGGAGAATCAGCAGCATGAGTAA
- a CDS encoding dATP/dGTP diphosphohydrolase domain-containing protein, with product MNEVMITNKWVHEDDQKAKADAGKPRPTLVPVSLIEAVTAVRMYGNEKYHDPENWRQVEPQRYQDALYRHWLSYLKGEKCDPESGLPHLWHLACNAAFLIEMEGKE from the coding sequence ATGAACGAAGTTATGATTACCAACAAATGGGTCCATGAAGATGACCAGAAGGCCAAAGCCGACGCAGGGAAGCCTCGCCCTACTCTGGTTCCTGTGTCTCTGATCGAGGCTGTGACGGCGGTCCGCATGTACGGAAATGAAAAGTACCACGACCCGGAGAATTGGCGGCAGGTGGAGCCGCAGCGCTATCAGGATGCTTTATACCGGCACTGGCTGTCCTATCTTAAGGGTGAGAAGTGCGATCCGGAAAGCGGCCTGCCTCATCTATGGCATCTGGCCTGCAATGCGGCGTTTTTGATTGAGATGGAGGGCAAAGAATGA
- a CDS encoding DUF927 domain-containing protein: MSAQAQTVGIRNLAALFKAYMETVSGTSAPGFNRTDFTGQELELDCGSWSASDTGIYGTDKLGFEVVACYHPIMPVQRLVNVDTKVHKVMLAYRLGRRWETVIEDKNMISDSRSIIGLSKYGIMVNSETSKALVRYLADVEQLNYDTIPEVSSVGRLGWIDGYGFSPYEEDLVFDGEETFRTRFESIQEKGSRQAWLDCVRSVRAGKTPGNVVARIVLAASFASVLVKPCSCLPFFVHLWGGSETGKSLSLVLAASVWANPEIGVYIQTFNATEVGKELGAAFCNSLPLVIDELQLVKDNRKDFDKMIYQLSEGVGRARGQKQGGLQKTPTWRNCIITTGEFPIISSNSGEGAVNRTIEVDCHDTKLFDDPKKTATSLYANYGFAGPEFVKHLMEDGVQERVQKLQEAMQDTLKTGDTMDKQTASAALILAADRLAEEWIFQDGIFLQPEDISKYLVSKEAVNQNARALQYLYDFININQSRFTPEADTHQGEIWGELDGEYACIIRSKFDQILSDEGYNASAFLGWAKNRGYIHCSKKGEPTKPKRINGRVSRCVWLKISDFDDELDDIDGSLLP; encoded by the coding sequence ATGTCCGCACAGGCTCAAACTGTAGGAATCAGGAACTTGGCCGCCCTATTCAAAGCATACATGGAAACAGTCAGTGGGACCTCAGCCCCAGGTTTCAACCGAACAGATTTTACCGGACAGGAGCTGGAGCTGGACTGCGGGAGCTGGTCGGCATCTGACACCGGAATTTACGGAACAGACAAGCTCGGCTTTGAAGTAGTGGCATGCTACCATCCCATCATGCCGGTGCAGCGGCTGGTAAATGTAGACACCAAAGTACACAAGGTCATGTTGGCCTATCGTTTAGGAAGACGTTGGGAAACCGTGATCGAGGACAAAAACATGATTTCTGACAGCCGGTCAATTATCGGCCTTTCCAAGTACGGGATCATGGTCAACAGCGAAACTAGCAAAGCCTTAGTCCGATACTTAGCAGATGTAGAACAGCTCAACTACGATACTATACCAGAGGTGTCTAGTGTGGGCCGTCTTGGGTGGATTGACGGATATGGATTTTCTCCTTACGAGGAGGACCTTGTCTTTGACGGAGAGGAAACTTTCAGGACGCGGTTTGAAAGCATTCAGGAAAAAGGAAGCCGTCAGGCGTGGTTAGACTGCGTGAGGTCTGTCAGAGCAGGAAAAACACCTGGAAATGTTGTTGCACGGATTGTCCTGGCAGCGTCATTCGCATCTGTTCTGGTTAAGCCCTGCAGTTGCCTCCCCTTTTTTGTTCACCTGTGGGGCGGATCAGAGACGGGAAAAAGCCTAAGCCTTGTTTTGGCCGCCAGCGTATGGGCAAATCCGGAGATTGGTGTTTACATCCAAACCTTCAACGCCACGGAAGTGGGAAAAGAGCTGGGCGCAGCGTTCTGCAATTCTCTCCCTCTCGTCATCGACGAGCTACAGCTTGTCAAGGACAATCGCAAGGACTTCGACAAGATGATCTATCAGCTCTCTGAGGGCGTTGGCCGGGCAAGGGGACAGAAGCAGGGAGGATTGCAGAAAACGCCCACCTGGCGGAACTGCATTATCACAACCGGCGAATTCCCCATCATTTCATCCAACAGCGGTGAGGGCGCAGTCAACCGAACAATTGAAGTGGACTGTCACGACACCAAACTCTTTGACGATCCTAAGAAAACCGCGACCAGTTTGTATGCAAATTACGGATTTGCTGGCCCGGAATTCGTAAAACACTTGATGGAAGATGGCGTTCAGGAGCGCGTCCAGAAGCTACAGGAGGCCATGCAGGACACACTAAAGACCGGTGACACAATGGATAAGCAAACAGCTTCTGCGGCGCTAATATTAGCTGCAGACAGGCTTGCAGAGGAGTGGATTTTTCAAGATGGAATTTTTCTTCAGCCGGAAGACATCTCAAAATACCTTGTCTCCAAAGAGGCCGTCAACCAGAACGCTCGGGCGCTGCAATACCTCTATGATTTTATCAACATCAATCAGTCCAGATTCACACCGGAAGCAGACACCCACCAGGGAGAAATATGGGGAGAGCTAGACGGAGAATACGCCTGTATCATCCGGTCAAAGTTCGATCAAATTTTGTCCGACGAGGGTTATAACGCATCCGCTTTCCTTGGCTGGGCGAAAAATCGCGGTTACATTCATTGTTCAAAAAAAGGAGAGCCAACAAAGCCAAAACGAATAAATGGACGCGTTTCCCGCTGTGTTTGGCTCAAAATTTCGGATTTCGATGATGAATTGGACGATATTGACGGCTCTTTACTACCTTAG
- a CDS encoding CHC2 zinc finger domain-containing protein — MDMAQEIRQRLTVREVVEFYGFQVNRSGFMKCPWHSGDHTASLKLYDGQGGFHCFACGAHGSVIDFVMRLFDLNFRQAILRINADFRLGLTESKPDRAAQSATLEARRKEQRKNAQAEANFRFMIREFQYWKEIRNTFQPIRQGDVVFYHPLYVEAVKRLPYIEYWLDDFVEKGGKEHWGTCPFTQETTTSQQRNLLNTCMPTKIISSS, encoded by the coding sequence ATGGATATGGCGCAAGAAATCCGGCAGAGGCTTACCGTCAGAGAGGTTGTAGAATTTTATGGTTTTCAGGTGAATCGTTCTGGATTCATGAAGTGCCCGTGGCACTCAGGGGACCATACGGCCAGCCTGAAGCTATACGATGGGCAAGGAGGGTTTCATTGTTTTGCTTGTGGGGCTCACGGAAGTGTCATTGATTTTGTGATGCGTCTGTTCGACTTAAATTTCCGCCAAGCGATACTCCGTATCAATGCGGACTTTCGCCTGGGCCTGACAGAAAGTAAGCCGGACCGAGCCGCCCAGTCTGCCACGCTGGAAGCCCGCCGGAAAGAACAGCGGAAAAACGCCCAGGCAGAGGCAAACTTCCGGTTTATGATTCGAGAATTTCAATACTGGAAGGAAATACGAAACACCTTCCAGCCAATCCGGCAAGGAGACGTTGTGTTTTACCATCCACTATATGTCGAGGCCGTCAAGCGCCTCCCGTATATTGAATACTGGCTTGACGACTTCGTGGAGAAGGGAGGCAAAGAACATTGGGGGACGTGCCCGTTTACACAAGAGACGACTACCTCACAACAACGAAACCTTTTGAATACCTGTATGCCCACAAAGATAATAAGTTCGAGCTAA
- a CDS encoding ERCC4 domain-containing protein: MLTHYTDAEIKQKLKELVVIADSREQVNDHLITWLDKNHIQHKSRALETGDYSAMLGDTTFEDEVAFERKANLDEIAGNFTTGRERFEREMIRAKARGMKLFLVVENATWTDIFLHNYRSRLEPKSLFASLMSWQAEYNLTVIFCKPSETAQIMYSTLYYWVRDRLKRG; encoded by the coding sequence ATGCTGACCCACTATACAGACGCGGAGATCAAGCAGAAATTGAAGGAGTTGGTAGTCATAGCTGACAGTCGGGAACAGGTCAATGACCATCTGATTACCTGGCTGGACAAAAACCACATCCAACACAAAAGCCGGGCCTTGGAGACGGGAGACTACTCCGCCATGTTGGGAGATACCACGTTTGAAGACGAGGTGGCTTTTGAACGCAAGGCAAATCTGGACGAGATTGCCGGGAATTTTACTACAGGCAGAGAGCGATTCGAGCGTGAAATGATCCGTGCCAAAGCAAGGGGAATGAAGCTGTTTCTGGTGGTGGAGAACGCTACCTGGACGGACATTTTTCTCCACAACTACCGCTCTCGCCTAGAGCCAAAAAGCCTTTTTGCCTCTCTTATGTCCTGGCAAGCAGAATACAACCTGACCGTGATTTTCTGCAAGCCATCTGAAACGGCACAAATCATGTACAGCACTCTTTATTACTGGGTGAGAGACAGGTTAAAGAGGGGGTAA